The following are encoded in a window of Salvia hispanica cultivar TCC Black 2014 unplaced genomic scaffold, UniMelb_Shisp_WGS_1.0 HiC_scaffold_18, whole genome shotgun sequence genomic DNA:
- the LOC125198655 gene encoding uncharacterized protein LOC125198655 isoform X2 has product MSTYSISPQIVVLKKAVGQRFAVIQIDCQQSIISYLLVILAKELWSYGIRCRRVTKEHVWCGIMLGCKSSADPQGFRYVKISVRSSSTNCASSWRSKLRCCVRSWRGKMQ; this is encoded by the exons ATGTCTACATATTCAATATCTCCTCAAATTGTGGTGTTAAAGAAGGCAGTTGGGCAGAGATTTGCTGTAATCCAAATCGACTGTCAACAGTCAATAATTTCTTACCTTTTAGTAATTTTGGCTAAAG AACTTTGGAGTTATGGGATCAGATGCAGAAGGGTTACAAAAGAACATGTTTG GTGTGGGATTATGTTAGGATGCAAGAGCTCTGCTGATCCACAAGGATTTCGCTATGTGAAG ATTTCAGTAAGATCTTCAAGTACTAATTGCGCGAGCAGTTGGAGAAGCAAACTGAGGTGTTGCGTGCGGAGTTGGAGAGGAAAAATGCAATAG
- the LOC125198655 gene encoding uncharacterized protein LOC125198655 isoform X1, translating to MMIAGEALESNITMIGPLVLQAIAHCISPNRIYRRRASAISHHRGSFCRSHRRFSNLLSRKWGKIKPTKRCKDLGLARAPPRRMRSKIAWFLCRDLLIQTSCSRTLELWDQMQKGYKRTCLVWDYVRMQELC from the exons ATGATGATCGCCGGAGAAGCTCTGGAATCAAACATCACGATGATCGGACCGCTCGTTCTCCAAGCAATTGCTCATTGCATATCCCCTAATCGAATATATCGAAGGCGTGCATCCGCGATTTCACATCATCGCGGCTCCTTCTGCCGCTCTCATCGGAGATTCTCG AATTTACTATCACGAAAATGGGGAAAAATCAAGCCTACAAAGCGATGCAAAGATCTCGGTTTGGCTCGAGCTCCGCCGCGCCGGATGAGGTCGAAGATAGCATG GTTTCTCTGCCGGGACTTACTAATACAGACATCTTGTTCCAG AACTTTGGAGTTATGGGATCAGATGCAGAAGGGTTACAAAAGAACATGTTTG GTGTGGGATTATGTTAGGATGCAAGAGCTCTGCTGA